GGCTCGAAGAAATCCCTCTCTACGCCATGCTCGAGACACCAATCGATGCCCTCAATGGTCGTGCACGCCGTCTCGGCCGAAGACTGCGTGCTCGCGGTGTGCCGGTTCGGGGACGGACAACCCGAGCGACACTGGGCGGGGGCACGACACCCGAGGAGACGCTGCCAAGCTATGGCCTCGGCCTCGACGGTGGCCAAGAGCTCGCCGACAGGCTGCGGGCTCAGACACCACCGGTTGTTGCTCGCATCGAGGATGACGAGGTGGTGCTCGACCTGAGAACGGTCTTCCCCGCTCAGGACCGGAGCCTCGAAGAGGCGCTGGTGGCCGCCTACCAGGGGCTGTAACTGAGCCAGGCCGCCGGCGCGTAAAGCCAGAGGATGACTGCCAGGGCCAGAAAGGTGCCAAACGGCAACGCAGTCTTGCCCGAGCCGCGGCCGACCACGATCATCCCGAGTCCCACCAGAGCTCCCGTGATCGACGCAACAACGAGCACCCCGACCACACCGTGCAGGCCGACCACTGAGCCAATGGCAGCAAGGTACTTGACATCACCCCAACCCATCCCCTCGATGCCTCTCAGCAGCTTGTAAATGACAATCACCAAGATTGGCAGCAAAGCACCTACGGTAGCCCCTGCCAACGAATCGAGCCACCACGTGTAGCCACCCAATAACGAACACACGAGGCCGAAGACGATCGACGGATAGGTGAGAACGTCGGGAAGGATCTGGAAGTCGAGATCAATCAAACCAAGCGTGACCGAAACCCACGCGAAGATTACGACCTCGAAACCGGTCACACTGAGGCCCCAGCGTGCGACGGCGGCCACCGCCAGAAGCCCACTAACGAGTTCGACCAGAGGGTAGCGAAAAGAGATGGGAGCCTTGCACTCCCGACAACGGCCGCGCAGAAGAACCCACGAGATGAGAGGGATGTTGTCGTACCACCGGATCGGAGTCGAACACGCCGGACACGAGGACGGCGGCGTGCGCACGATCGAGATCTCCCGAGGAAGCCTGTAAATGATCACGTTGAGAAAGCTCCCCACGACCGCCCCGAAAGCGAATGCGAAGGCCATCACGAACGGTTGTTCGAAATCACCCATCGGTAGAGCTCCCCCTGTTGCCGCACCATGAGATCTCGATCGAACTGTTGCAGGCCCCTACGCGCCGCCGCCCCCATCCGCTCCCTCAGATCCGCATCCCTCAGCAGGCGGGTCACTGCGTCGGCCAAGGCCACGATATCCCCGGCCGCGACAAGGTATCCGTTGTCGTCCGGTCGTACCACCTCGATCGTTCCGTCGACCGCGGTCACCACCACCGGCACCCCGGCTGCCAAAGACTCCACCACCGAGCAGGGCAAGCCCTCGTGCCGCGACGTCAGCACCGAAACATCGGTTGCCGCAAGAAGCCCGGCCACATCGTCCCACCATCCGCTGAAGACGATGCGCTCCGCGACCCCGAGCTCCCTCGCGAGGCTCTCGGCGGCCCTCCGTAAAGGGCCATCACCAGCCATCACGAACCACACCTCTGGATTCCCCTCATGGACCGAGGCTGCAACCCGAACGAAGTCCAGCGGCGCCTTCTGCGGTTTGAAATTGCCCACCTGGGTCACCAGCCGTGCGTCCGCCGGCACGCCCAGCTTTCGTCTCACTGCGTCCCCGCCCGCGGCGCCCGCAAACTGCGCGAGGTCGATGCCGGCTCGGATCACCTGCGAGTTGCCCTCATCGAACAACCCCAGGTCGATGCCGCGCTTGCGATCGACCTCGGAAACCGTCACGAATTTGGTGGTGAAGCGTGACATGACCCTCTCGGCAGTCCGAAAGGAGATGCGTTCCATGGTCGATTGGAGCGGTGTGAAACCGAAGCCATGGACGGTGTGCACCGCCGGAACCCCCTCGAGACGGGCCGCGATCCGGCCCAGAATGCCCGCCTTGGAAGAATGGGTATGGATCACCTGGGGCCGGAAGGAGCGCGTCGCGCCGCGCAAGGAGGTCAGCGCCCGAATGTCTGAAAGGGGCGCGACCGGCCGGACAAGAGAATCAATCGGAAATTGTGTGAGATCGCGAATCTCCGCCGCCTCTTGGTCGAGAAGATCCCCGGGGCCCCAGGCCAGCGCGACATCGAACACCTTTCGATCGAGGGCCCTGGCCGTGTGCAGCACCACTCGCTGCGCGCCGCCCAACTCGAGCCGGGTGATGGCGAGCAGGACCCTGATGCGATCAGTCACTGCGGGACCGTCCACCGTCTACTCAGCCGCCGCCAGCCGACGGGCCGCCGACATGCCATCGAGAATCGCATCTTCCATCGCCGAGTATTTCCACTCGGCCCATCGTCCCGAGAGGGTTACATCGTACTTTCGGAAGAAGCTCCTCAGCTGCGCCACCGCCTCACGTCGAGAGTGGTCGAAGACAACATAGGCGGGGTCGAGGACCGTGATTCTTCGCACCTGAAGAGCGCTCTCGTCGAGCAGGCCAACTTCTGCCAGCGCCTTCTGCGCTTTCTCGGCGAGAGACACGACGTCGCCCTCATCCGGATCCAGGCTCATTTCCAACGAAACTGTGTGACAGCCGTGAGGTGCGAGATCCCCGTGATTCGAAGGAAATCCCACCCGGTAGAAGGGAAGCTCGGAATCCGGGAAGTAGAGCCAATGCTGTTCCGACGGAGCCGGTCCCGCGACACCGAGCGCGAAATTGACGACTCGCACCCATCTCAGGGCTCGTCTGGCGGCGGCCACTTCTTCCGGCAGCGTATCGCTAACGAGATCGACGAGGGCTGGGAGCGATATGGTCGACACGGTCTTCTTCCACCCCACGCGCTCTCCATCCGCAATCTCCACCCACCTTTCCCCGAGATGGACCCGAACGACCTCATGCTCGAGCCGGAGATCCGTCACTCGCTCCGCAATCGTGCTTGGCAGCAGATCGATGCCGCCCTTTTTCGGATAGCGAAAGGTGGCGTTATAGCCGACATCTTCGTCGTGCAGGCCGAGGGCGCCGTTGACCACGTCCTCCAGCCTCGGTTTCGGAACGTAGCGACCAACCCAGTCGAGGCTCAGCTCGTCGGGGCGAGCACGATACAGCTTCGAGTTGTAGGGAAAGAAGAAATGCTCGGCGAGGCCTGCTCCGAACCTCCCGAGAACCCACTTTTCGAAATCGGCCGGTTCATCGGCCGGCTCCTCCGACCACGCGCGGATGAATCCGAGCAGGCAGTCGCGACGCACCTCGGGTGCGAGGCCGTGGGTGTTGATCTGTACCGGATAGGGGGTAGACCGGCCACCGATGACGACCGCTGCCTTCCGCTCATGGATCCCCAGTTGGGACCACAGGCCGATCGCCTCCAGATAATCCGCCGTTTCCTGGCGCGCCACGTGCAACAGGTGGCCGGTGTAATCGAAGACATAACCCTGATCGGCGATGCTTCGGCATGCACCACCCGGCTCGTTCTCGCGCTCCAGCACTATCGGTGGCGACCCCGATCGCTCCAGCTGCTCCGCGGCCACCAGACCCGTGAGGCCACCACCGAGAATCAGCGTCCTCTCCATCACGACTCCATCGGCACCATTGCCAGCCAGACCAGAAGGCCGGCTGTGGCGACGCCGACGATGCCCGTCAGCACGAGCGTGGTCATCGGATCGAGGTAGAGCACCACCAGGCCGATGGCTCCGAAGACAACCGCAACCGCATAGCTGACGACCACTGTTCCGGCGGTCCAGTCGTCGAGGCGCTTGCGTACCCGAAGTGGGAAGTGGTCCGGGCTCCCGTAGTAAATCTTGCGCCCCGACTTGATTCTCAGCACCACCACGTAGGCGGTGTCGATGATGGGCACGGCGAGGATGTAGAGCGGCGCCAACCAGCCGACGGGGTTGTTTTGTGTGTAATCCATCACCATCGCCAGCGCGCCGAGCGTGAGCCCGAGGAACAAGCTCCCGCAGTCACCGAGATAAATCGTTGCGGGATAGAAGTTCGAGCGGAGGAAACCGAGCAGTGCGCCGATCAATGCGACCGTAAACGCGGCCACCATGAGGCGGCCGTTGAGCAGCGCCACCACCAGCAGGAAAGTGGCGGATATGACTCCCAAACCGCTCGCCAGGCCGTCCATGATATCGACCAGATTGAATGCGTTGGAGAGCCCGACCAACCACACCACGGTAACCACGAGCTGCAGCCACCACGGCATGATCGCGACCTGGACCATGATGCCTGACTTGATGAGCACGAAGACCGCCACGACCTGGCCAATGACCTTCGGTTTCGGCGTCAACGCACCGAAGTCGTCGATCAGGCCGACCGTCATGACGATGGTCGAGGCAAGCAACAGGGCCAGCAAGTCCTGGTCGAATTCGAAGGTCATCCCGATAGAGAGGAGGAAGGCTATGAAAACGGCCAGCCCTCCGAGGTAGGCCACCGGCTCTCGGTGTTTCTTGAGAGCACCGTCAGGCCGGTCGACCACTCCGAATCGGAGGGCCGCTTCTCGTGCCATCGGTGTCCCGACCAAAGCGAGGAGGTAGGCGAGCACGAAACCGAGGATGAGGCGAATCGTCATGGCAGCTCGTGCAACCTCCGTCGGCCGGATTTGTTCGGCTTCCTCCACTCGCGCATCACCATCGGCCACCGCCGGCGCAGGTGCCCAAGGAGCGACGGCCGACGCAAAACGCCCGCCACCGTAACACTCGAATCCCATATCAAGAGTAGGGGGAGGCGCATCAGAAGATCAAGAGGGTGGAGATGGCGGATCAGCGTCATCCAGCGATTCGAAAGAATGTGGGCCTCGAGGGCCGGAGGACGCCGCCAACGGAGCGGACCTCCCCCTGTTGAAGCGCCCGCCCCACGGCGGTGGGTTCCCACGGCTTCGGGGCAGCTCCGAATTCGCCAGCCCGAGTTGACAAGTCGCCAACCGAGCTCCAGGTCCTCCCAGAAGCAAAAGAAGTGCTGTGCCCACGGACCGTGTTCTTCTGCTACCGACTCCAGCGCGTCGCGGCGAAAGACGGCCAGCGCACCGCAGGCGGACAACACGTCCGTCGCCCTGAGAAGATCGCGAGTCGGGGGTTGCCCGTAACCTAGGTCTTCCACCTCCAGATTCCACGGCTTCAGGCGTTGACCCACGGTGTCTACGGTCCGGTCATTGCTTCGCATCAGGAGCGGCGCGACACAAGCCAGGGTGGGGTCCGCCTCCAATTCGGCAACGGCTTTTTCGAGACAATCTGAAGCAATGACCACGTCCGGGTTGAGGAAGGCGAGATGCTCACACTCACCACCGATTTCTCGAAAGCCACGGTTGCATCCCCCGGCAAATCCGCTGTTGGGCTCCTCGACGACTAGCTTCACCCGAGGATCGTCGAATTCCCGAACGAACTCCCGGGAGTTGTCTTCGGAAGCGTTGTCCACTACGACTACCTGTTCGAGGCCATCAGCCCTGAGAAGCGCCTCGATGCAGAGCGGGAGGTCTTCGGCTGAGTTATGGCTCACCACCACCGCACCGATTCTCACTGGACAGCTCCTGACTGAGATGCAATCCGGGGAAGGCAAGCCATCAATTGATTATAAGGGGCGGTGGGACCGGACAGCATTCGCAAGATATTTCAACTGCGAGACGTAGCTGCGACAATGGTTGGGATGGCGAACGGCCCCTCCGCAGATGCATCGTCGATCGCGAACCGCGGTTGGCTGCAGCTCCTCCTGCTGCTGGCGATTATCGCGGTGTTGCTTTCTCCGGCCTTGCGTGCCGAGTTTCTGTGGGACGACTTCAAACAGATCGCCGAATCACCCACGATCGACGATCTTGGGAGAATCCCGTTCTACTTCACCCACAATGTCGTGGAGTCGGCCGGCGGCGAGGGTCGGGGAGCCGAAGGCGTCGACACCTATCGGCCACTCTTCATGGTTACCCTGGCCGCGGTTTACCAGGTCAATGGACCCGACCCCTTCTGGTTCCACGCGTCCGTGCTGGCGGCCCACCTGCTCGTGTGCGCGCTGCTGTGGTGTCTCGCCATCCGCTGGATCGACTCGAGTCTCGCAGCGGCGATCGCGGTTTTCTTCTTCGCCTGCCACCCGGTCACCGCAGAAGCCTACTTGTGGCCATCCGCCCTACCGGAACCACTGGCCGCAGCTGGTCTTCTCGGCGCCGTGCTCATCCTCGATCATCTCTCGCCATACGGTCGACAGCGATCTCGGGCGTGGGTCGTGGCGACCGTCGCCGGAATCGTGTTCTTTGCCGGTCTCCTGAGCAAAGAGATCGTGCTAGCTGGCCTGTTGGCGCTCGGTCTCTTCCTCGTCGCGTCGCGAAAGGTACTGGTGCGGTATCTCATGCCGGCCACGGTCGCCGTGATCGTCTTCCTGGTCATGCGTGCGGCAGCCCTCGATGGGATGCAGGCGGCAGGAGCAGATGCGACGCAACGCATCCAGGCCCTCAAGGTCTACCCGGTTCTTCTCGTCGATGGCCTTCACTCGATGCTCACCATGCAGCCGATCGGCATTCGTCATCTGTCATGGGAGTACGCGGGTGTCAGCTGGAGCACGAGCTGTCTGGCTGCAGCTCTTTGCGTGGTGATCCTCGTCGTCACGATCATCGCCCGGCGAATCGCGCCCTTGGCCCCGACCGCAGCATTGACTACGGGGCTGATGCTTGCCCCAATCGCGTTGGTGGCAACGGTTCCCGGGTGGGGCGGCTTCGGCAGATACCTCTATGTGCCGCTTGCCGTGACCAGCCTCGCGCTGGCCGACCTTGGTCTGGCGGCCCACACGAAGCTTGAAACCAGCCGCCCGCTGTTCCGCTGGGCGGTACCGGCAATCGTAGCAGTTGTCATCATCTCCGAAATCGTCGGCCTGCAGCGTGCCCTTCACGTCTATGCCAATCAGGAAAATCTCGCGCGCGCCGCGATCGAGATCTTCCCCGACGGACCGGATGGCTGGGAGTGGCTCGGCAACGTGTACCTCGATCGTGGTGAATTGGAGGCCGCACGCGAGTGCTACCGCGAGGCCACCGAGCGAGCGCCGGAGCTTTACCGCCCACGTCACAACCTCGCCGCCGCCCTCCTCTACACCGGACACCCCGCCGAAGCCCTCGAACAGCTCGAGATTCTCAACTCCCTCCATCCTCCGACCGGGCCCGGATCGAAGGTCGCCGTCGACGCTTTGATGGCGTTAGGACGATGGGACGAGGCCGGCGAACGGTTGGTGCTCAGCCTCGACAGGGACCCCAACTACGGCCCACTCGGTGAAACTGCTTCGCGTCTGCTTGACCAACATCCCCATCAAACCGAATTTAGGGCGTGGCTTGAGTATGAGCTCGGATTGCCTGAACACCGGAAGGCCGCAATTGTCCTGCGACCGATGTTGGGGATTGACGAATGATCAAAGCGGCAAAGCGAAAGAGGACAATCACCGCTTGGGCTTTGGGTCTGTTGTTCTGCCTGGCGTGCGCCCCCGCTCAAAAGCGATCAGCAGCAGCCGAGCACGTCCGGGTCGGTCATCAACATCTGGCCGACGGACGGGTCGCTGCCGCAGAGGCCGAGTTCGAGAAGGCAGTTCAGCTCGACCCAGCTGCGGTCGAAGCGCACGTTCAGCTGGCCAACATATGTGTCATGCGCGGCCGTGTCGCCGAGGCTGAGGAGAGATTCGCGTCTCTGTTGGATCGCTATCCTGAAAGCTCTCTGGTACTCAGCGGGTGGGGAAAGCTGCTCGCTGCTACCGGCAGACTCGAGCAGGCCGAGCCGGTGTTGCGGCGCGCGGTTGAGTCCGAAAACCCATCTCTGGACGCAGCCATGGATCTCGCAACAGTCCTGGCCACACTCGGCCGTATTGAAGAGGCGCTCGCCGCCTATGAGCGAGCATCGGATCTCGGTGCGTCTACCTCGATTCCGTTCTTGATCGGCTGGTCCGAGGTGCTGGACCGGGCTGGTCGACCAGACGATGCCATCGAGAAGCTCGAGATGTCGGCGAGCATGGACCCCGACAATCCTGAAGTCCTTGAAGGTCTGGGCAGAGCGTATCTCGAGACAGGTCGGCCAGAGGAGGCCGTCAGTATTCTACGTCGAGCGCTGGCAGCCACTCAGCCGGGCTCAGATCTTTATGCCACTCGACGTCAGGCTTTCGAAAAAGCCAATACGGCAGTACCCCGGCGCAGAGCTCATCCGACGATGCCAAATGTGCTGCTGATCGTGATCGACACCTTGAGATCGGACCACGTGGGCGCTTATGGTTACCCTTACCCGACAACTGCGAATATCGATCGCCTCGCAACAAGGTCAGTGGTGTTCGAGACGGCCGTCAGCCAGGCGCCTTGGACTGCGCCCGCTATCGCCTCGCTCTTCACCGGGCTTTACCCTTCAGTTCACGGGCTGGACGGAGGAATCCGATGGAGCGAGCCGGCGACGTCCAACGGCGGGAATCTCCCGTTTGCGGTTCAGAAGACTCTCCCGCCGGGACATCAGACGATGGCCGAGCTGTTCCACAGGGCTGGCTACACAACCGCGGGTTTTGTGTCCAACCTCTATGTCAATGCGATCTTTGGCTTCGCTCAGGGTTTTGATCATTTCGACGACTCGCACGAAGACTATCTTTTCCCGGATGGCGAAGCCAAGCGGCGAGCAGAGGTCACCAACCAACGAGTCTTCGACTGGTTGTCATCAGGAGTCGAAGAGCCGTGGTTCCTCCTTGTTCACTACAACGACCCCCACTGGCCCTACGAACCACCATCTCCCTACGGACAAAGCTTCACCTTCGGCTACAACGGTTCTCTGACACCCAACACGACTCGTGAGATCGTGGTCACTCACCACGAGGTTCCTCCTCCCATTTCTGAACAGGATCTGGCCTATATTGTGGGCCTCTATGACGGCGAGATCCAATACATGGACGCACAGCTCGGCCAGCTCCTGGAGGCCGTTGGCGGCCTGCAGCTGAAGCGCGATCTCGTGTCGGTGGTGACGGCCGACCATGGTGAGGAATTCCTCGATCATGGGGCCTTCAACCATGGCTACACCCTGTATGAGGAGCAGACCTCGGTACCATTCATCATTTCCGCGCCTTCGAGGCTGAAACCATGCCGAATTTCCCAGCAGGTTCGCCTTATCGATGCTGCGCCGACTCTTCTGGACCTCGCACGCATCGACCTATCAGGCGCTCGTTTTCAGGGGCGGAGCCTCCTCCCACTCATAAACGGATCGGATACCGATGCCCTTGATGCATTCAGCGAAGCAACCAACTTCGGCGGTCAGTACGCGATTCGAAGTGCAGGCTCGATGAAGCTGATTCACTCACTGGCATCTCAATCGTGGCTTCTTTTCGACCTCCGGACCGATCCTCGTGAACAAGATGATCTGAGTGCACGACACTCGACAGAAGTCCAAGAATTGTCCTCTCGGATCGACGCCTGGCGAGAGAGAAACCGCCTTCTCCATCGTGCAATCGGTGCCTCGGAAACCGCGCTCGACCACGTGGTCCTGGATGAAAAAACGCAGCAGGGGCTCCAGGCACTTGGCTATATCGATCCCTGAAGAACGCGCTCCATTCGATCAAGATGCCGTTCGACCGAAAAATCTGTCCGCGCCCGCCGGCGTCCCGCTTCGCCGAACCGACCACGGAGACCTTCGTCTTTCGTGAGCTGCAAAATCGCGCTCGTGAGGCCGGCCACATCGCCTGGCGGGCACAAAATGCCCGTTCCACCGTCGATTACCATCTCCGGCACTCCGCCGTTTGCGTAGGCTACCACCGGCTTGCCGACGGCCATGGCTTCCATCACCACTCGCGGCAAGGGATCCGGCCACAGCGTCGTCAGTGCGAGTCCGTCTACCGCCGCCATGAGTTCCCATATCTCCGGCTGTGGAGGCACGATTCGCATTCGTTCAGCTGCGGGCCCGCTATCGATTTCATTTCGTAATGTGCCGACGAAGGACGACGAGCCGTGACCCGCGATCAGGAACCAGGCATCGGAACATTTTTCGGACACCCGATGAGCGGCACGCACGAAGTCAACCGCGCCCTTGTGTTGCACGAGCTGGCCGAACCACCCGAATACCGTCGCCCCAGACGGAAGATCGAATCGCGCACGCGCCGATGCGCAATCGGGGAGGGTGTCGGGAATCTCGACGCCGTTGTGGATCACCTCCAACGAAACCCCGAGACCTTCCGCACGAATCCAATCCGCAACCGCCTCACTCACCGCGACGATCCGATCTGCATCGCGACGCAGCCGGCCGGCAAACCAGCGACGCCGTGCACCCGGAGGGAGGATTTCGTGGACATGCCACACCACTGGTCGCCCGGACGCTCGTGCTGTGGCCGCACCTCGGAGGTGGGGGAGGCAGTTGACGTACACAACGTCGGGGTCGAACTCGGAAAAGAAAGACGCCAGAGAGCCCGTCCCGGGGTCTGGAAGCAGAAAGCGCGCGCCGCGCACCAGCTGTCTCCACGCCGGCTGACGATCCGCCTGCACGAGCCAGCAGCACCGGACTGGAATTCGCCGGACCTCGATACCGGAATCCTCGAGGGGAGAGTCGAACGCCCACGGGCCGGGAACCGACACCGCCACCTGGTGGCCACGCCCGACAAGCCCTCGGGCGACGAGCTCGAGCACTCGCTCAGCACCGGTAGGCGCCGTTCTCGAAGCGAGATGGGAAAGCATTGCAACCTTCATCGACAGATCCAATACGGCCGTATCCCGGTAATTCCCCACATCAGGCACGGCTTCCGATCTGAACTGAGTCGCGAGACCAGCCGCAAGCAGCCTTGACCGCCGTGGCGGCCGCGTCACGAAGGCTACGGCCTACGACCAACGAGAATCTCGTCGGACCGAGAGCGCGCCTCCACGTTCGGTTGCGCTTTGCCGATGTGGCCCATCGTTGTTCAAGCCGCGCAAGAATATCCGGCCCTTCAATCTTCGAGACGTGTTCGAAGGCGGTAATCAAGGCCGGATCGGAGTACTCGCTGGCGGTTGCCGGCAGCTCTCTCCGAAAAACCATGTCGGCCGCCAGCATCGCCAAACCCAGTCGAGAGTCTCCAGTTCGTTCGAAATGTCGCCACACCCGATCCAGGTACTGCCATTGAATGCGCGCATCATGGGGCCTGGAATCGAGCAGTCCTCGGTAGGCCTGTGATGCCTGCAAAGCCCGGTGAGCTCCGAAGTGGAACGCCTGCAGCGGCGAAGGATCGCTCGCGTGCAGAACCAGGTCCCTTGGAGGGTTCATGACCATCACCTTCTCTCCCGGAAACTCGGGGTCGGGATCAACGTAGAGGGTCTCCCGGTGCTTATTCCAATGGACCCGATTGGAAAAAAGATGAGCACCGATAATCTGGCTTTCGGTCATCCAGTCGGTCACCGCAAATACCAGATGATCGAGGCGCGGCCGCCGTTCGAAAACCTGAACCAGATCTGCAAGAACTTCGCGGTCGGCGAGAATCATGTCTGCGTCGAGTTTGAGGAAGAGGTCGTGGTTTCCTCGTTCGGCCATTACCGTTTGATACAGCCGGGCGTGTGCCTCGGCGTTCGGCAGGCCCTCGAACAACCTGTGCTCCCAGGATGTGTAACTCTGGTTCTCGAGAGAATTTCGGCATCGCCCGAACTCCGCTTCACCGGAATAGAGAGTCAGGACGAGTACGGAGGGGCGGACATTTGACGGCATTTCGGGCGGTCGTGCCACAGCCGAATTATAGGCCACGGTGTAAATCGAACCATCCGTGTTTGTATGATTGTGTTGCACAAGCATGCGGGATGTCGGCGATGGTTTGTCGTGGATTCTCAGCCGTTACCGGGTGCGCCTTCTCCTGCGGGCGGCCGGGCGGCTCGGGGAGATCCTCCGTTATTCGACGGTACGACCACCGCAGGATCAACGATTTCACATAGTCTCAGCGCAGCGCAACATGGGCGAGACGGCCGTTCGCTGCCTTGAATCGGTCAAAAACCAGAATTATCCGAAGCACCTCGTTCAGCACGTGATTATCGATGACGCGTCCACGGACGAAACTCCAGAGATCATCAACAACTGGATTCAGGCGCACCCCGATCAACGGGTGACTTTCATCCACAACACCAAGCGCATCGGAATGCTCGGGAATAATCTCGCCGGCTTTCGCACAGCAAACGACACCGACATCGGTATCGAACTCAACGGTGACGATTGGCTGCCCGACTCGGGGGTCCTTCGATTTTTCAACAAGGTATATAACGAACACGACGTATGGATGACGTACAACTCTCTGCGGCAGACAGACGGAACGGTTCTCTTCCAGTTACCGCCTCCGCGAGAGGTGCGCAGGCTTCGTAGTTATCGCCAAGCGCCG
The window above is part of the Acidobacteriota bacterium genome. Proteins encoded here:
- a CDS encoding glycosyltransferase family 4 protein — encoded protein: MKVAMLSHLASRTAPTGAERVLELVARGLVGRGHQVAVSVPGPWAFDSPLEDSGIEVRRIPVRCCWLVQADRQPAWRQLVRGARFLLPDPGTGSLASFFSEFDPDVVYVNCLPHLRGAATARASGRPVVWHVHEILPPGARRRWFAGRLRRDADRIVAVSEAVADWIRAEGLGVSLEVIHNGVEIPDTLPDCASARARFDLPSGATVFGWFGQLVQHKGAVDFVRAAHRVSEKCSDAWFLIAGHGSSSFVGTLRNEIDSGPAAERMRIVPPQPEIWELMAAVDGLALTTLWPDPLPRVVMEAMAVGKPVVAYANGGVPEMVIDGGTGILCPPGDVAGLTSAILQLTKDEGLRGRFGEAGRRRARTDFSVERHLDRMERVLQGSI
- a CDS encoding glycosyltransferase; its protein translation is MRDVGDGLSWILSRYRVRLLLRAAGRLGEILRYSTVRPPQDQRFHIVSAQRNMGETAVRCLESVKNQNYPKHLVQHVIIDDASTDETPEIINNWIQAHPDQRVTFIHNTKRIGMLGNNLAGFRTANDTDIGIELNGDDWLPDSGVLRFFNKVYNEHDVWMTYNSLRQTDGTVLFQLPPPREVRRLRSYRQAPWTTSHLRTFRMRLYRLVPSQHLKDPTTGSYWDMAPDIAVYLAMLEMAGEHARHIYRITCTYHPHAMSEHVRDRARQLATDERIRDLPPCQPLKSLQPPSSTTSP